The Phaseolus vulgaris cultivar G19833 chromosome 5, P. vulgaris v2.0, whole genome shotgun sequence genomic interval TCCAGCAAACAGCCAGGCGGATTAAGAAAAAGTTAataaacatgattttttttgtagttaataatttatttttgacaTGATGTGTCTGATCACAATATACTATCAAAATTTGCATATATCACATTATGTCTATTGTGTCTCATGTTGCTAATTATGCAATAGAACGACCAAGAAGGATAAATAACTAGATTCCATTGGTAAAAGGGTTTTGTTAGGTAGGTTGGTATATATTTGTTTATGTATTGGAAGGTCTGACTTTTATTTGATCATGCTACATTCCATAAAGTTGTCTGATCAAGCTAATCCGTATTGTTTAAGGCTATATTTTTTGTGGTTAATGTGCATTTGATTAAGTTGGTTAGTCTTGTTTTTGTGTGATTCAGGTTACAGTGAAAGGGGTTGTATTGTTAAATGTTAATTTATCAAGGGAAGTAGTTCCTTCCTTTGCTAAAATCCTTCTGCATACATCACTTGGAAAGAAACATTTGGTTCGTCCCCTACTAAGAACAGAAATCACCCACGTTGTGAATCGGCGTTCATGGTATGATGCTACCAAACTGACAACAGAAGTTTTGACTCTTTACAAGGTGCGTCTGTACCTTAAACTACATGTATAGGAgctcttctttccttttgtaagTTTCGAACTGCAGAATAATTGTGTACAATGTAAAATTATCACTTGATGTCTTTTCTTAACATGTTTTTTTAACATTCTTTCGTCTGTACCTTAAACTACATGTATAGGAgctcttctttccttttgtaagTTTCGAACTGCAGAATAATTGTGTACAATGTAAAATTATCACTTGATGTCTTTTCTTAACATGTTTTTTTAACATTCTTTCGTCTGTACCTTAAACTACATGCGTTGGAGATGCTCTTcctttttcaaatttcaaactGCTGAAATAATTAGTTTTGTAGAATGTAAAGTTATTACTTGATGTAGATAAAGGATGCATCATTGAACTCTCACGAACTTCACTTTCAAAATGGAACTTATAGTCCATGCTTTGTCTACATTTTTTAGCATATTGGATAcagttattgtttttattatattgttaCTTTTACATAAGTTATTACATTTTCTTCTTATGACGTGTTTGCTCATTGACTATAATTCTAGCTCACAAACCTTTTTATGTGATGATCTATTTGGCCCTCGTTGTTCCTTGTGCTTTAATTATCAACTCTGGAGAAATACTTTATTGACTTGTGTTATTCGTGACTGTTCTTAAATACGTTTAGGCTCCGCTATATGTTGAAGGATGGGATGAAGCGCTTCACGAGATTGGTAAATTGTCATCGGAAACCATCCTCTCTACAAAAAATGCAGACTTATTGCTACAAGCTGTAGAAGACATTCCAGTGTTGGTCATAGCCGGCGCTGAAGATTCACTCGTCTCAATGAAATATTGTCAAGCAATGGCCTCcaaatttttaaattctgtAAGTAGGTGTGCAATGGAAGGAGGAGAAAGATACTTTTTCTCATTTCCATAGCATTTATGATGACACATGATTAGTTGTTCCTTTTCTAAGTTGGCTAATATTTGTGTCTGATTGAACGTGCAGAGACTGGTTGCAATATCCGGATGTGGTCATCTACCCCACGAGGAGTGTCCAATGGCGTTGCTTGCGGCTATATCACCCTTCATTAATAAACTTTTCTCTGTATATAACTCGCAAAGCCAATAGGTTTGAAGTTTTTATATATAGGTTCATCTATTATTGTAGGGCGTTTTGTTGTCTTTCTCCTTGCTGTTATTTCCTTCTTTCTAAGCAAATATTACTTCCAAGGGAAAGAGTTTTTTTTCTCTTGGGTGTTTTTGATGTGTCAGCTTTAGGTGTTTTAGGTGTCGATATTTATGCTCATTTGAGTTTGCTTGTCATTTCCCCTTAAAGAAAGGGGGAACACGAGTAGTAGATAtcatttgtaaatttaatttataatgttGCTTCAATTTTTCCACCTCCTCAATACCTTCAAACCCCCCTCTATTTATCATTCTCATTCTTTTTGTGTTCTACTCTTTTCCCCAGACACCACAATGATCCAGATCCAACACCAAATTCAGCCATTGATTCaaagatattattatttaagtttaatagaaaaattgtttttaattaatttttttgaaatcatAAATCtttgaatattatttatatttttatttaacaacTTTTTATATATCGACAATATATAACCATTTGCATTCTTTTAATAGGTATATTTGACTATAAAAttgttatcatttttattttctgttcatattatatattgtattgtattttatttaatattagttACATGCACATTTTATGATCAATTATGCTTTAACTTATTAAaatttactatatttttataattttcacatacatctttttgtaattactaatattcaaattttatttttaatatatattatacaattttattgtaatttttcatGTTTCAACAATTTCAATTCAAATTCAATTCATAGAccgtatttaaaatattattttaattacatattattaaaatgtataaatgtataaattaataaattattcttttttttaattatttttaaatataaagacaattttataatcttattttttttattaattaataattatttataatcatCACATCACTTAGTTACACACTTttattaacttatattttttccACAAACCAATTCAAATTTACTCCATAACTAAAACACAAAACATTAAAGTCCATAATTAAAACACAACATTAAAGTGTAGAGAGATAAAATTTGAATGCTAAGAAAATAAGCATTTTGTAAAGGAAAGTTAGTTTAAAGAAAAAACTCTTTAGAAATAATAACTGCTTGAAGGATGTTCCCAATGACTTCATCCTATCTACAGTGAACTTCAATCACAATACatgaaagaatatgaatgaaaaattTAGATAGTTATTCTGCTTATAAAGTGAGTAGCCTCAATTTAAGTTGAGAATTTAATaggtttaaatattttttaaaaatgatttcaaaagcTTAATAATCATCtatgtaaaataaaatcatactcTTGtcgaatatatatttgtattttttataacacaaatataaatattcataaatgaTGATCACTGTTAACGAGAATGATGATAGTGGGTAACAGAAAAATTGCAGAGTGGGATTGAAACGAGAAAATGTGGAGAAGGAGCTTGCAAATGCAGTTATTGCCCACACCTCACTCACGCTCTCCGTGCTCACACGAttagtcaaagtcaactcaaccCCTGTACTTTTAACGGTACGGAACGAAGTGCAGCGACGTcgttttcatttttcattctcTCCTTCCCCCCACTCTCACTCACCAACCAAACATGCAAAACCCATTTCCATTTCTTGCTTTTAACAAACTCTGAACTCTCAAACGCTTATTGTGTTGTGCATGTTTGCTTCAAGTGGAAGAAGCACTCACTCAAGTTAAGAGCTTTTTTTTGGTATACAAAACGTCACCACTTCTTAACcgctctctctttttttttttttttttaacttcttcCTCAAAAATCCTTTTTTCTTCAACCCCCAAGTTTCTCTTCTCACTATTTTCCGCGTACCCTTTTGTTAACTGTTCATCTGCCATCTTCACACTATGCTATTTTTTTTGTATGGCTTATTGCTTTAAATAGTTTGTGATTTTATTTACTATGTCTCAGGTTTTTGCATTTGTGAACAGAAGATGTCACGGCCACCGTCATCACCGGCAAATGTTGGAGAAGTGATAGATTTTAAGTGGGGCAAGAAGAGGGGAATCGGTGTGAAGAACAGGGACACTCACTACTATGAGTCCTTTGTTTACGAGGGTGTGGAGTATTTTCTACATGATTGTGTCTACTTGTTCACTACAGGGCATGTTGAAACTTCCATTGGCAAGCTTGTCAAGATATACGAGAAACCAACTCGTGAAAAGATGATCAAAGTCATTTGGTTTTTCCGGCCCATGGAAATTCGTAACTTCCTGGGGAAGTATCAGCCCTGTTGGAATGAGTTGTTTTTGGCTTCTGGTGAGGGGAAAGGTCTTTCCAATATTAACTACCTGGTAATTTCATTAATTGGTTTCTTGAATTCCTGATACTATGGGGGTGTTATTTGCTTAGTTGGTTATAGCTTAAGATTGAGTTGGTGTGAATGTTTATTCTGGAGATGTTATTTTAGTAAAATGTGGGGTTTAAGGGGTCCAAATGTTGAGGTGATAGCATGCGATGAGGGACTTATTTGTTTGAAGTTAATGTGTATTGTTAGTTTATTTTGGTTGGTTGAAAATGGTTCTTGATCAATCTTTGGTCAATGGCTGAAATGAGCATTCTGCACCATGACTTGGTtggttataatttataaaaaggcTACCAAAGTAAAAGTTTGTTATGATATGGGAAACTAGAGTACTAGAAATCAATTATTTCATTAGAGATGgctattatgaaaatataatgCTAGTTTTCAAAGGAACTTGAGAGGGGAAGAGAGGTTGAAAGCATGTACATTGGCCTACAGCCATGCTAAAGCTAGATTCCCTTTAGAAGTTTTGAAATGCTAATTGGTTTGGTTTGCTTTATTTCACTGTTATAAAATTTTAGGAAGAGCtaatatatctttttcttttacatgGTACTTTTGCAGTACAAAACATTTGATATAGTTGAAAATTGAGTATATGTCATTTCACAGAAGTTTGTTGATGCATTTTccttcatttaattttttttttcaggaatCAATTATTGGAAAATGCACTGTTGTTTGCACTTCAAAGGACAAGAGAAATCCCAAGCCATCAGAAATGGAGTTAAAGAAGGCAGACTACTTTTTCAATTGCACGTTTGATGTTATAAGGCGTGTAATCATTGATAAATTTACCGATGAGATTGATGGAGTTAAAGGTCATTATCCTtgtcttgtatttttttacCTGCTATCTTCATTAAAATTAAACTGTACAGAGAACATGTTGAAACTATTCATTCTGGTGATCTGGAGCAACTACTCACCTTAGCTCACTGTATTACTTTTCTTCAGTGGAACAGTTCTTTAACAGGAGAAGGGTTGATAAAACCAGTAACCATCTGCATGTTGGGACAAATATTAGACCCGAAATTGTGGCTAAGACTTGTATTACCTCACACTGTCAAGTTAACAATAAAGCTGAAGGGAGAACTTCTGAGAATATTTTTCCAAAGCAATCATCAGTTTCCTATCCATATAAAAAGAGGAAGATTATGGAAGAGAAGGCAAACATTGGTCGAAGTAGCAAAACTCCTGATGAAGAGGAAATTGATGAGAAGAATGTAGAAATCAAACAAgaagaaaagttaaaaacaGACCAAAATGTTATTAATGTAATTGAAAGGCCTGATGCAGTAAGTCTATAAATTTCCATGTCAGGTGTCATGTACTCATATTTGAAGTTGATTAATCCTAGATGGGGGTGAAGAAATCAGATCAGCTACAACTTAATCTACTGTTTTGGTCTCTTGAGAAAATTAACTTTACAAATTTCAAACATATGAAAGGTTTATTAACACAATGATATATTTATGATTTGAAGCTTTTTTCCCCATCTATTCTTTGACTACAATGATAGGAGTCTTTAAAATGTATAATGCTGTCTCTTTCACtagatataaaattatttaacttgAGATCCTGACTTCTGAAGCAATATAATGAAATTGAGATTGAGAACCTTGGTGGTAACAAGAGCAAGTATTCATATATGTAACCTTTAGATGTGATTTCAAATATGATCTCAGTCATAGTTATAATCCTTTTGTGAACCCTTGATTTCATTGTTGCAGGGAAAAAGAAGGTGGTTTAAGAACATGGTGagtgtttttatttctttatattgATTGTAAATTTGTGGTTTAAGTTTTGATCATTTTCAAGGTTTGAGTTTATGTACAAAATGGGTTCTTCCTTGTTTGGGCCTATGAAGTACAGTCATGTCATGAACCTTTTAACAATGCTAATATCTGAAATTAGGACACCGGGACAATACAGGTATATGCAACATATCTAGTGATAGGGACATTTTTATGAGAGTAAGAAAATTAAATCTAGATTATACAACCTCACATGAATGGTCAAGATTTAAGTCTTGTGACTCAAAAAACTCACATGAATTAGTTGTTTTAATCTTGATCATTTATGATGATTAATATTTATTCCTCTCtctcacataaaaaaaacactttgacTAAATATGCTCCCTACGAATATTCACCTATTTTAGGATAGTAAGTCTGACAAAAGAATATTAAGAGGCATTATTTATGCTTAACGAGTCACACAAAAAGAGGTGAGagagattattttttaatatagtgTTGTTATTTAAGCTTACTTTTTCAAAAGTATGTCAATTTAAAAGTGTCACTGAAGTATGTCCTTAAATGTGGTAGGTGCTGTCACATTAGTTCCTGAAATTAAGAAATTTTAATATGATCACTTTAATGAATCAGACAATTCTATTTTTGAACTGTTACAAAAGAAGTTTCTTGTATAATGGAACAAATGAATGAAGTTCCTGTTTATTAATCATTGTAAAGATTCCTGTTCTTATCTGTATcgaatcatatatatatatatatatatatatatatatatagtacaGATATAATATTGTTATGATTAATTTGCTGTTAATATCATTTTAGCCTTGGGATGAAAGACTGCGGAGAGCTCAAGAGTTGAATACCTTGGTTTTACTGAATAATCTGGATCCATCCTACACATCATATGAAGTGGAGGTATATGGGATCCAACTTTTCAAATTCTCTAGTTGCTTTTTAACTTTCTACTGAAGAGagtttgtttctatttttaCTTGGCTACTCTATTTGTGCATTGAACATTTAAAGATTACAGGCTAATAAGATTATGATCCAGATGTACGGAAACTTTAACTTCAGTAGAGACATGAACAGTAGATTTGTATGCAATGTGACAAATTTTTCCTCAATTGTTCAGGATCTTATTTGGTGTGCTCTCAAAGCAAAGGTTGAGGCAAGGATGATAGAATGGCTCCCGAGTTCGAGTACATACTACGGTATTTTACCTTTTAAAGTCGCCCAACAGtcccattttaatttttgtgtggCTCTTTCATTGGTATAATGAGACCTAACAATTCAGTGGGACATGTAAATGTTGTGACTTTTTAGATCCTCCATTTATTGTGTTTTCTCATCTACTGACAGGTAGAgcatttgttatttttaaaacaaaatgtgAAGCTGAATCTGCAATATCCGAGTTAAACAGAAGATGCCTTAGTCTTGGAGAAGGGAGGTATTGTATCTGTTTTGTTTTTCATGTTGGATTACTCTTCTAAGTTTCATGATTAGTTTCTGTAGTAATTTCTTCTGTTTAAGAACTTTGATGGCATCAAGGTAATCTAACACCTCCAATCTCGTGAAAGATTATATTATGAGGTTGAATATTTAGCAAACAGGAAACTCTGCCCACTAGCTGCATTATTTTTAAGCAATCCCAGAAGGTGCTGCACATACTTGAATGTTTATTCAAATTATTGATAGTAAAGATGAAAAATCAATGTTGATATGTCATCCTAGAATCTTAAGCTTGCAGCTGAATGGCTTTAATATCCAGTTTGTACAATAATCATTATTTCCATGTCAAATAATCTCAGATGCCTCTCTCCATATTAACCATCTTCATTCATTTCTCTCTCATTTTGTGTAATTGATTCCAGATATTTAAACTGAGAAAAATGGAATATGACATCTTCCCAACCCAATTATACTTTTAAGTTCATATTCCCCAGATCTTGCTAAAATTGCAAGGCATATATTCTCTTGCTCTTAGCAAAAACCCCTTTGTTTCCAAAGTGGGTCTTCAAAGTCATTTTGTCGTGCATAATATGTACTGTTCATAGCTTTTCTACAGGATTGTCAGTGCCAAGAAGGGAACTCTCTGTGAGCCTGACCATAAGAGAAAATTCAGTGGCCATTTGGTCATTGACAGACCTGCGCTTCAAAGGCAAAACCAGGAGATGGTAGCCTTACTCGCCCAATTCATTGATTACCTTTACACCCCACATATTAGAAAATATGATTTAAATTGTGTCTTTCCTTCTTTTACAGAGAAATGCAGTATCAACATCACATTGCTCTCAGCCCAATACAATAGAGTACCATATGGCTATTGAATGGTTACTGCATTATGCCAAGTTTAATGCATGCTGGAAAGCTCTACATCAGGTGGAGCATTTTGAAGAATTGTTTTTTCCTTGTTGGCAATGCATCGCTTACTATCTTATGCCTATGGCCCTGGTTGGTTTAACATAATTTGTTTGCCTTGCAGAGACAAATGAAGGAGATACAAGATGTGAAGAACAAGCTTAAAATGGATAAGAATTTTTCTGTCTAGTCATTGTCAAATCATACTCCAAAGAATTTGTTTTCCAACCTATTAGTACCAATCTAACACAATTCTAAGGAACCTGTTTAGGTTATGTTTCCACTCCAATGCCTGTGTCAGGTTTTGCTCTTACTGAATACATTGTATTTTGAACAACTTGGTGTGAATACATGCAGAATTTCCTTACTACAATAGTACAAATTATCCTTTCAATCAACCCTTTATTGTTCTTGTCTGGGAAAGAGATTGGAAGGGATTGAAAATTTCCCCTTCAATACAGTATTTCACATTTCCTCAAATATATTCCCCATTATATCTAACCTAATTTCTCTTTAGCAAAACATTTACAATTCAATCTTTTTCATGCAATCGAATTAGTCAAATCGTGGTTTATTTCCTTCAAATTTCTTTATCACTAAAGTGAATTGGTTGAATGAAGACAATTGTAGGAAAATGATTATCTTTACAAATTAGTTAGTATGTATTAATAATGCATGagaatatatatctatatataacaGCACAACCAAATTTGTCAaatttttggaaaaataaaatttacccAAAGAAAAAAATACCAAAGTTTTTCACATACCAATTCTTCaaactcactttttttttctctctttccttTTTGTTTTACCCATTCTCTCTCATTCAGATTTCTCGATTCTCTCTCAAACCCTAAtcttttctcctttttctttattaatagatGATGTTGCTTACCCATTCAAACTGTCaggttttaatatttttatttttaatttttatgtattttggttctatttaattatcatatttccaattttaaaacaacaaaaaaatcttttacaattagacaaataattttatttattttaaattagttaaaacttatacatataataaataaaaaagtggtATATTTTTTCAGATTATTCTTTGCATTTGTCAGACATACATTTCGTCTTTGTAATCAATAAATTGTAATTGAAAGAATTATAAattgtaattataataattattaataggttataaaataaaattttaagctgaatatttgattatatatataaatagatattaGACGTTTCATAGaatatttgattatatatatagatatttcACGTTTCATGACAGTATATACACTGTTGAACTATCATAAATTTTATGGATCTTCATTATGTACCTAAGTACCTTGAGTAACCAATGTCAATAGAAAAATCGTTCAAAATATGATTTCATGTGACAATTTATCTCATCATTAATGACGAATTATTCCACTTATAAAGAATAATCCTCTTTATATAACTACTCCAATCACTCTTTATATCATTAaactcaaaattaaattatattcttttataaaatttaaataaaaacacataagatttaattataaaaagcaATAAAAACCCTAGCCGGTGTGTGCTTCCGACGGAGGATGGAGGTTGTTTTGGCGTCGTCGTCTGTTGACGGCGGAATAGGGTGCTGGGACCTCCACACCGGCGCGGAGCAGCTCCGCTACAAATCTTGCTTATCCCCTTCTCACGGCCTTATCTCCGTCGGTTCTCGCTTCATCGCCTCCTCTCAGCTTCGAGAAACTTCAGCAACATCTGGTTCTGTTCTCTTCTGGTCCTGGTCCAAGGTTGttcccttttcttcttcttattatttaacattttcttATATGATGACATTGTCACTTGCATGATGCGTGTGCAGCCTCAAGTTGAAGTGAAGAGCTTTCCCGCTGAACCTATTAAGCCCCTTGCTTCTAATCACCCGGGAACCTTCGTTGTTGGTGGAGCTTCGTCTGGTGATATTTACTTCTGGgaagtaagttttttttttttttttttgatctgTACCGGTCGGCACCGGACGACCGCGTGGTTCGAAGTAAATTATCTAATTAAGCAAAGAACGTGGTTACACGTGGGACAAACGGTTACAATTCCCACTGAGCAACAAACACACGTGAGCACTCCCTGGATTTTCGGGAACACCCCCTAGATCCCAGGAAACCATCTAACACGACCCACGACCCAAGGACCACAAAACAGGTCGCGAACCACTAACGACCCGGAGGGCCCAAGCCCAAGGGGACatacaaaagaagagaaagaaagagagaaaggtaTGTTTTTCAGATTATCAAGGATTCTCACTGAGA includes:
- the LOC137835998 gene encoding protein ANTI-SILENCING 1-like — encoded protein: MSRPPSSPANVGEVIDFKWGKKRGIGVKNRDTHYYESFVYEGVEYFLHDCVYLFTTGHVETSIGKLVKIYEKPTREKMIKVIWFFRPMEIRNFLGKYQPCWNELFLASGEGKGLSNINYLESIIGKCTVVCTSKDKRNPKPSEMELKKADYFFNCTFDVIRRVIIDKFTDEIDGVKVEQFFNRRRVDKTSNHLHVGTNIRPEIVAKTCITSHCQVNNKAEGRTSENIFPKQSSVSYPYKKRKIMEEKANIGRSSKTPDEEEIDEKNVEIKQEEKLKTDQNVINVIERPDAGKRRWFKNMPWDERLRRAQELNTLVLLNNLDPSYTSYEVEDLIWCALKAKVEARMIEWLPSSSTYYGRAFVIFKTKCEAESAISELNRRCLSLGEGRIVSAKKGTLCEPDHKRKFSGHLVIDRPALQRQNQEMRNAVSTSHCSQPNTIEYHMAIEWLLHYAKFNACWKALHQRQMKEIQDVKNKLKMDKNFSV